In a single window of the Leisingera daeponensis DSM 23529 genome:
- a CDS encoding Hint domain-containing protein produces the protein MPTIRPTGNGTNEFIVTTDSGRTYIIGRDDLWAYDLKDGSNDGYFDVNSLDDGVSSSGDMIEFYTGSGQAFTITPTGNSGLEYIIELEDGTTAIIDRTDVSGDDVRGWDYADGLDNGKIDLEVLIGDSASVDDDVRLTTGSGQDFTITPSGNGELEYIVELEDGTVAILGRDSLRGWDIGDGNEDGVVDLEALINDTSSVDDDIVMYTGSGQGFTVTASGNNALEYIVQFDDGTTAILARDTLRGYDLGDGVEDGRVDLEALVSDTSSLDDDVVLTTGSGQGFTITPSGNNALEYIVTLDDGTTALIARDTLRGWDLGDGTEDGTVDLEALINDTSSLDDDVRLYTGSGQGFTLTPTGNEALDYILKLEDGTTALLSRDTLRGWDLGDGAEDGAVDLEALINDTSSYDDDLVLYTGSGQDFTVIPSGTEAGEYLFMLEDGRTIITNKDTIRSYDLADGVEDGKLDIEAMIDSSGQDGDIVTNAKVVCFLRGTMIQTKDGERAIETLRSGDEVLTMDNGYQAIQWIGNTSLSREALLANPNLRPIRIRAGALGPGIPERDLLTSPQHRIFVRSAIAERLFGVGETLVPANKLLLVPGIDIAGEVDEVEYWHLLLDEHEIVFANGAASESLHTGPEALKALPINAVDKIRAPQHVIRDMDHLTRTARYVPSKGRMIKKLVGRHVKNGKSFVHPV, from the coding sequence ATGCCGACAATCAGACCAACCGGGAACGGCACCAACGAGTTTATCGTAACGACCGACAGCGGCCGGACGTACATCATCGGCCGCGACGACCTTTGGGCCTATGACCTGAAGGACGGATCTAACGACGGCTATTTCGATGTCAACTCATTGGACGATGGGGTTTCTTCCAGTGGTGACATGATCGAATTTTATACAGGGTCAGGCCAGGCTTTCACGATCACGCCAACCGGCAACAGCGGGCTTGAATATATCATTGAGCTCGAAGATGGGACGACCGCCATCATAGACAGAACCGATGTGTCAGGTGACGACGTTCGCGGCTGGGATTATGCGGATGGTTTGGACAACGGGAAAATTGACCTTGAGGTCCTGATCGGAGACAGCGCGTCTGTTGACGACGACGTGCGGCTCACCACCGGCTCTGGGCAGGACTTCACGATCACTCCCTCCGGCAACGGCGAACTGGAGTATATTGTCGAGCTTGAGGATGGCACCGTCGCCATACTCGGACGCGACAGCCTGCGAGGTTGGGATATCGGAGACGGGAATGAGGACGGGGTGGTTGATCTGGAAGCATTGATCAACGACACCAGTTCAGTCGATGACGATATTGTCATGTACACCGGATCCGGTCAGGGCTTCACCGTCACGGCCTCGGGAAACAACGCGTTGGAATACATCGTCCAGTTTGACGACGGAACCACGGCGATTCTGGCCCGGGATACCCTGCGCGGCTACGACCTTGGCGATGGGGTTGAGGACGGGCGCGTCGACCTTGAAGCCTTGGTTAGTGACACGTCTTCGCTGGACGATGATGTTGTGTTGACCACGGGTTCGGGGCAAGGTTTCACCATCACGCCGTCAGGTAACAATGCTCTGGAGTACATTGTCACATTGGACGACGGCACCACGGCGCTGATTGCCCGTGACACTTTGCGGGGCTGGGATCTTGGTGACGGGACCGAGGACGGCACCGTCGATCTTGAGGCGCTGATCAACGATACCAGTTCATTAGATGACGATGTCAGGCTGTACACCGGGTCCGGTCAGGGGTTCACTCTGACGCCGACCGGAAACGAGGCTCTGGACTATATTCTTAAGCTGGAGGACGGAACCACTGCCCTTCTGTCCCGGGACACGCTGCGCGGCTGGGATCTCGGCGACGGGGCCGAGGATGGTGCTGTCGACCTTGAGGCACTGATCAACGACACCAGTTCATATGATGACGATCTCGTTCTGTATACCGGATCCGGCCAGGATTTCACTGTAATCCCTTCGGGGACGGAAGCTGGCGAATACCTGTTCATGCTCGAAGACGGCAGAACGATCATTACGAACAAGGATACCATCCGGTCGTATGATCTGGCCGACGGTGTCGAGGACGGCAAGCTCGACATCGAGGCAATGATCGATAGTAGCGGGCAGGACGGCGATATCGTCACAAACGCGAAGGTCGTTTGTTTCCTGCGCGGCACGATGATTCAGACCAAGGATGGCGAGCGTGCCATCGAAACGTTGCGCTCAGGCGACGAAGTTCTGACCATGGATAACGGCTATCAGGCGATCCAATGGATCGGTAACACCAGTTTGAGCCGCGAGGCGCTCCTGGCCAATCCCAATCTGCGGCCGATCCGGATCCGGGCTGGCGCCCTCGGCCCCGGAATTCCTGAAAGGGATTTGCTCACCTCGCCACAGCACCGGATATTTGTCCGATCCGCTATCGCTGAGAGGCTTTTCGGTGTTGGCGAGACCCTCGTCCCGGCCAACAAGCTTTTACTCGTACCTGGAATAGATATTGCAGGCGAGGTCGATGAGGTTGAATACTGGCACCTCCTGCTTGATGAACATGAGATTGTATTCGCGAACGGAGCAGCCTCAGAGAGTTTGCATACAGGGCCTGAAGCTTTGAAAGCTCTTCCAATAAATGCTGTGGATAAAATCCGTGCGCCGCAGCACGTAATCCGTGATATGGATCATCTGACGCGCACCGCACGATACGTGCCTTCGAAAGGCAGGATGATAAAAAAACTTGTCGGTCGGCATGTGAAAAACGGAAAAAGCTTTGTTCATCCGGTGTGA
- a CDS encoding SMP-30/gluconolactonase/LRE family protein → MFGVLEGTGFEAIEPEFNACFIGHARVERLWTGARWSEGPAWFPAGRYLIWSDIPNNRIMRWDETDGSVSEFRRPSNNSNGNTVDGQGRLVSCEHLARRVTRTEHDGSITVIAEAVAGKRLNSPNDVVVKSDGSIWFTDPAYGIMMDYEGERAESEIGACHVYRWDPETEQVTAVATDFVKPNGLAFSADEKSLFVSDTGGTHQEGGPAHIRKLALTPDGKGVLGGEVFAECSNGFFDGFRLDRDGRIWSSAADGVHCLSPEGKLIGKIHIPEIVGNLCFGGAKLNRLFIAATSSLYAVYLNVNGLK, encoded by the coding sequence ATGTTTGGAGTTTTGGAAGGCACCGGTTTTGAAGCTATCGAACCTGAATTCAATGCCTGTTTTATCGGTCATGCCAGGGTCGAGCGGCTCTGGACCGGTGCGCGATGGTCAGAGGGGCCGGCATGGTTCCCAGCCGGCCGTTATCTGATCTGGTCGGATATCCCGAACAATCGGATCATGCGATGGGATGAGACCGATGGATCGGTGTCCGAGTTCCGCCGCCCCTCAAACAATAGCAACGGCAATACGGTGGATGGCCAGGGCAGGCTCGTTTCCTGCGAACACCTTGCCCGGCGGGTCACGCGCACGGAGCATGACGGCTCGATCACGGTCATTGCCGAGGCGGTGGCAGGCAAGCGACTAAACTCGCCAAATGATGTCGTGGTGAAATCCGATGGCTCCATCTGGTTCACCGATCCCGCCTACGGGATCATGATGGATTACGAAGGCGAACGCGCCGAGAGCGAAATCGGGGCTTGCCATGTTTACCGCTGGGATCCGGAAACCGAGCAAGTCACCGCCGTGGCCACAGATTTTGTCAAGCCAAACGGACTGGCATTTTCCGCCGACGAAAAATCGCTCTTTGTCTCCGATACGGGAGGCACCCACCAAGAAGGCGGGCCGGCCCACATCCGCAAACTCGCGCTTACACCTGACGGCAAAGGGGTCTTAGGTGGCGAGGTTTTTGCCGAATGCAGCAATGGTTTTTTTGATGGCTTCCGCCTGGACCGGGACGGCCGAATCTGGAGCTCTGCCGCTGATGGCGTGCATTGCTTGAGCCCCGAAGGCAAGCTGATTGGCAAGATTCACATTCCCGAAATCGTGGGCAACCTTTGCTTTGGCGGCGCCAAACTGAACCGCCTTTTCATCGCTGCGACCAGCTCTCTCTACGCAGTCTATCTGAATGTGAACGGTCTGAAGTAA
- a CDS encoding LacI family DNA-binding transcriptional regulator, which translates to MRDVAKAAGVSRMTVSRALKKDSPISSETRKRILKVVKDMNYVPDQVAGSLTTKRSGFVGLLLPSLNNLHFAQTAQSLTDVLEQGRLQLLLGYTAYSPEREEQLVETMLRRRPEAMVLSYDGHTEQTIQLLQRASIPIVEIWEKPAHPIGHTVGFSNKRAAYDMTQALLARGFRKIVFLGEKDDDWTRGAARRAGFKRAMREAGLNPDQEIRLGAPPLSIENGVAAADQILQEYPDTDCIFCVSDMPAFGLLSRLKSIGVAVPEQVSVVGFGNFEVSRFASPEISTVRVDPIAIGRETGSLILRLLDQKQRSPLTAQHITLPPVLEFRASLKNL; encoded by the coding sequence ATGCGCGATGTCGCCAAGGCGGCGGGTGTCTCTAGAATGACGGTCAGCCGTGCCTTGAAAAAGGATAGCCCGATTTCTTCCGAGACGCGGAAGCGTATCCTGAAGGTTGTCAAGGACATGAACTATGTCCCGGATCAAGTAGCAGGGTCATTGACAACAAAGAGGTCAGGGTTTGTTGGCCTCTTGCTGCCCTCGCTGAACAACCTGCACTTTGCGCAGACAGCGCAATCCCTGACCGATGTCCTTGAACAGGGCCGGCTCCAATTGCTCTTGGGCTATACCGCCTATTCACCCGAGCGCGAAGAGCAGCTTGTCGAAACCATGCTGCGGCGCCGTCCCGAAGCGATGGTTTTGTCCTATGACGGTCACACCGAACAGACCATCCAGTTGCTGCAACGCGCCTCGATCCCCATTGTTGAAATCTGGGAAAAACCGGCCCACCCGATAGGCCATACCGTCGGCTTCTCCAACAAACGTGCCGCCTATGACATGACGCAGGCGCTCTTGGCCCGCGGCTTTCGGAAGATCGTTTTCCTGGGCGAAAAGGACGACGACTGGACCCGAGGTGCCGCCAGGCGAGCCGGATTCAAACGCGCGATGCGCGAGGCCGGTCTGAACCCCGATCAAGAGATCCGTCTTGGCGCACCGCCCTTGTCGATAGAAAATGGTGTCGCAGCCGCAGATCAGATCCTGCAAGAATACCCCGATACCGATTGCATATTCTGTGTCTCTGACATGCCTGCCTTCGGACTGTTGAGCCGGTTGAAAAGCATCGGGGTCGCCGTGCCCGAACAGGTCTCTGTGGTTGGTTTCGGCAATTTCGAGGTCTCCCGTTTTGCCTCGCCCGAGATCAGCACCGTGCGGGTCGATCCCATTGCGATTGGTCGTGAAACCGGCTCGTTGATCCTTCGCCTCCTGGACCAGAAACAGAGATCTCCCCTGACAGCCCAACACATCACGTTGCCACCCGTGCTAGAGTTTCGCGCGAGTCTGAAGAACCTCTGA
- a CDS encoding aldehyde dehydrogenase (NADP(+)), translating to MLHGKNLIDGVWVGSDDVAHSADLAGQSFAQATKAQVNAACQAARRDFRTYSKTARSERAAFLRAIAEEIDKLGDQITRTGMAETGLPEMRLIGERGRTTGQLRMFADLIEGTEYLDIRRDGALPDRATLPRPDLRLTHKAIGPVVVFGASNFPLAFSTAGGDTASALAAGCPVIVKGHSAHAGTADLVAQAIEAAILACNMPKATFQMLQGSGREVGAALVQHPEITAVGFTGSLAGGRALYDQCHARPHPIPFYGELGSVNPMFCLPAAMDARAAEIGAGWAASLTMGAGQFCTNPGIAVMVKGAQAEALEAACVDALRKTPEQKMLTDGIHKAYESGVKGVAGLIEEVAACGTAKAARSGLPALFKVSAKEWMANPILQQEIFGSAGIMVLCDDVAEMVELAEILEGQLTVTLHLDDADADLAAVLMPIAEEKAGRILANGFATGVEVCSAMMHGGPYPASTDVRATSVGTLAIARWLRPVSYQNIPSALLPSELGE from the coding sequence ATGCTTCATGGAAAGAACCTGATTGACGGCGTTTGGGTCGGATCTGACGACGTGGCGCACTCCGCCGATCTGGCGGGGCAGAGCTTTGCTCAGGCGACCAAGGCCCAGGTGAACGCGGCCTGTCAGGCCGCGCGCCGCGATTTTCGCACCTATAGCAAAACCGCCCGGAGCGAGCGGGCAGCTTTTCTCCGCGCGATTGCAGAAGAGATAGACAAGCTTGGAGATCAGATCACCCGCACTGGCATGGCGGAAACGGGTCTGCCCGAAATGCGCCTTATCGGCGAACGCGGCCGGACAACAGGTCAGTTGCGGATGTTTGCCGACCTGATCGAAGGGACCGAGTATCTTGATATTCGCAGGGACGGCGCCTTGCCGGACCGCGCAACATTGCCACGCCCGGATTTGCGCCTGACGCACAAGGCCATCGGGCCGGTCGTGGTCTTCGGCGCCTCGAACTTTCCCTTGGCTTTCTCGACGGCGGGCGGTGACACAGCCTCGGCCCTGGCGGCGGGTTGCCCAGTCATCGTGAAGGGCCATAGTGCCCACGCAGGGACCGCCGATCTGGTCGCGCAGGCGATCGAGGCGGCAATTCTTGCCTGTAACATGCCCAAGGCAACCTTTCAGATGCTGCAAGGCTCCGGCCGCGAAGTTGGTGCGGCGCTGGTCCAGCATCCCGAGATCACGGCCGTCGGGTTTACCGGCTCACTGGCGGGCGGTCGGGCGCTCTATGATCAGTGCCACGCGCGTCCCCATCCGATCCCCTTCTATGGTGAATTGGGCTCAGTGAACCCGATGTTTTGCCTTCCGGCGGCGATGGACGCCCGCGCCGCAGAGATCGGTGCAGGCTGGGCTGCATCCTTGACGATGGGCGCAGGACAGTTCTGTACCAACCCCGGCATTGCGGTCATGGTCAAGGGGGCTCAGGCTGAGGCTCTTGAAGCTGCCTGTGTCGATGCGCTGCGCAAGACACCGGAGCAGAAAATGCTGACTGACGGAATCCACAAGGCCTATGAGAGTGGCGTCAAGGGAGTCGCCGGCCTGATAGAAGAAGTGGCCGCCTGTGGAACAGCAAAAGCGGCGCGGTCCGGCTTGCCTGCGCTTTTCAAGGTGTCGGCAAAGGAATGGATGGCGAACCCGATCCTGCAACAGGAGATCTTTGGCTCTGCCGGGATCATGGTACTGTGCGACGATGTTGCAGAAATGGTGGAACTGGCCGAAATCCTGGAAGGCCAGTTGACCGTTACGCTTCACCTGGATGACGCGGATGCCGATCTGGCCGCGGTGCTCATGCCAATTGCCGAAGAGAAGGCCGGGCGTATTCTGGCAAATGGTTTTGCAACGGGTGTCGAGGTCTGCTCAGCGATGATGCATGGTGGCCCATATCCGGCCAGCACCGATGTGCGCGCGACCTCGGTCGGTACACTGGCAATCGCGCGTTGGCTGCGTCCGGTAAGCTACCAGAACATCCCGAGCGCCCTGCTGCCTTCCGAACTCGGAGAGTGA
- a CDS encoding dihydrodipicolinate synthase family protein, translated as MSSRYTGIWPVAPTPFHDDGSLDLDGMKRVLDCLIDQGADGICILANFSEQFLISDAERETLTRLCLEHVAGRVPMIVTISHFATQIAVERARYAKSLGADIVMMMPPYHGALLKGTAQQTFDQFKAVGEVGIPIMVQDAPLSGVDLPVPLLVRMAQEIDMVRLFKIECPRAANKLRALIEQGGAAIEAPFDGEEAITLLADLDAGATGSMTSGMIVDQIKPVLTHYYAGRLDEATAAYGRVAMAINHENRQCGWQSCKAAMVEGGVIRSEFCRHPIEPLHPAIRARLIDLLRPLDPLVLNWGK; from the coding sequence ATGTCGTCTAGATATACTGGCATATGGCCCGTTGCGCCGACGCCGTTCCACGATGACGGCTCGCTTGATCTCGACGGTATGAAGCGTGTTCTCGACTGCCTGATCGATCAGGGCGCCGACGGGATCTGTATTCTCGCCAACTTCTCGGAACAGTTCCTGATTTCGGATGCGGAACGCGAAACCCTGACACGCCTCTGCCTGGAACATGTTGCGGGCCGGGTGCCGATGATCGTCACCATCAGCCACTTTGCCACGCAGATCGCCGTGGAACGGGCCAGGTACGCCAAAAGCCTTGGCGCGGACATCGTGATGATGATGCCGCCCTATCACGGCGCCCTGCTGAAGGGCACCGCTCAGCAGACTTTTGACCAGTTCAAGGCCGTGGGTGAGGTCGGCATTCCGATCATGGTGCAGGACGCCCCCCTGTCGGGCGTCGATCTGCCGGTTCCCCTGCTGGTCAGGATGGCGCAGGAAATCGACATGGTGCGGCTCTTCAAGATCGAATGCCCGCGTGCGGCCAACAAGCTGCGCGCCCTGATAGAGCAGGGCGGGGCCGCCATCGAGGCCCCGTTCGACGGTGAAGAAGCCATCACGCTTCTGGCCGATCTGGATGCGGGCGCGACGGGGTCGATGACCTCGGGCATGATCGTTGATCAGATCAAGCCAGTGCTCACCCATTACTATGCTGGCCGCCTGGATGAGGCGACGGCGGCCTATGGCCGGGTCGCCATGGCCATCAATCATGAAAACCGCCAGTGCGGATGGCAGAGCTGCAAAGCGGCCATGGTCGAGGGCGGGGTCATTCGATCCGAATTCTGTCGGCACCCGATCGAACCCCTGCATCCGGCGATCCGGGCCCGGCTTATCGACCTTTTGAGACCTCTGGACCCACTGGTCCTGAACTGGGGGAAATAG
- a CDS encoding L-rhamnonate dehydratase, with protein MTKIKSVRTRVWNWTGPTVPPTGNFCTNASDVLWDKGDAMSSFRFHQWLTCEVETDDGTIGIGNAALAPTVVKKAIDDWFAPMVIGEDPFDYAYLWEKMYRRSHAWGRKGVGMTAISAVDLAIWDLMGKLTGKPVFKLLGGRTKEKIPVYYSKLYSGPIDVMQAEAEEARKNNYPGYKMRFGWGPKDGMAGMRENLKRVEAVREVIGYDVDLMLECYQGWNLDYTKRMLPKLVKYEPRWLEEPVIADDVEGYRELNAMNIVPISGGEHEFSVIGCKDLIEKKAVSVLQYDTNRVGGITAAQKINAIAEAFQVPVIPHAGQMHNYHLTMANANCMISEYFPVFDVEVGNELFYYIFEGDPAAVDGFLDLDDDTPGLGISITDKYLKSFEIQE; from the coding sequence ATGACCAAGATCAAATCTGTACGTACCCGCGTCTGGAACTGGACCGGCCCGACCGTGCCACCCACCGGGAATTTCTGCACCAATGCCTCGGACGTGCTTTGGGACAAAGGCGACGCCATGTCCTCGTTCCGTTTTCACCAGTGGCTGACCTGCGAGGTCGAAACCGATGACGGCACCATCGGCATCGGCAACGCGGCCCTGGCGCCCACGGTTGTGAAAAAGGCCATCGACGACTGGTTCGCACCCATGGTGATCGGCGAAGACCCGTTCGACTATGCCTATCTCTGGGAAAAAATGTACCGCCGTTCCCATGCCTGGGGTCGCAAGGGTGTCGGCATGACCGCCATCTCTGCCGTCGATCTGGCGATCTGGGATCTGATGGGCAAGCTGACAGGCAAGCCTGTCTTCAAGCTGCTCGGCGGGCGCACCAAGGAGAAGATCCCGGTCTATTATTCCAAGCTCTACTCCGGCCCCATCGACGTCATGCAGGCAGAGGCCGAAGAGGCGAGGAAGAACAACTATCCCGGCTACAAGATGCGCTTTGGCTGGGGCCCCAAGGACGGCATGGCCGGGATGCGCGAGAACCTCAAGCGGGTCGAGGCCGTGCGCGAAGTGATCGGTTATGACGTCGATCTGATGCTGGAATGCTATCAGGGCTGGAACCTTGATTACACCAAGCGGATGCTGCCGAAGCTGGTCAAATACGAGCCGCGCTGGCTGGAGGAACCGGTCATTGCCGACGATGTCGAGGGTTATCGTGAACTGAACGCCATGAACATCGTGCCGATTTCCGGGGGCGAGCACGAGTTTTCAGTGATCGGGTGCAAGGACCTGATCGAAAAGAAGGCCGTTTCGGTCCTGCAATACGACACCAACCGGGTCGGCGGCATCACTGCGGCGCAGAAAATCAACGCCATCGCCGAGGCCTTCCAGGTGCCTGTCATCCCCCATGCCGGGCAGATGCACAATTATCACCTGACCATGGCCAATGCGAATTGCATGATCAGTGAATACTTCCCGGTCTTTGACGTCGAGGTCGGAAACGAGCTGTTCTACTACATTTTCGAGGGCGATCCCGCCGCTGTGGACGGCTTCCTTGATCTGGATGACGACACGCCGGGCCTCGGCATCTCGATCACCGACAAGTATCTGAAAAGCTTTGAGATTCAGGAGTAA
- a CDS encoding 4-hydroxythreonine-4-phosphate dehydrogenase PdxA gives MSKPRIAIVPGDPSGIGPELIAKLLNDEGVLEAANVLLVGDRHLWEQGAAQAGQEVPLNTLDPRAIPIQTGLAHLNMQTIDPSEISIGEVTVAGGTTSLRCLEKALDLAQAGLVDGVLFGPFNKAAMTAAGLNAEDEHKYMARYLGFAGYHSEINVLDDLMTTRVTSHIGLKDVAANISQEGILRAVNLANDTLRKAGKARPRIAVAALNPHAGDNGKFGREEIDILEPAVRQAQEKQLDVTGPWPSDTVFLKAKRGEVDAVVTMYHDQGQIAIKLMGFERGVTLAGGLPIPVATPAHGTAFDIAGLNKANVGATRQAFDLLVRMAKTHRADRDAAQGDTL, from the coding sequence ATGAGCAAACCTCGTATTGCCATCGTACCGGGCGACCCGTCGGGCATCGGACCGGAGTTGATCGCCAAGCTGCTGAATGACGAAGGCGTTCTTGAGGCGGCCAACGTGCTCTTGGTGGGGGATCGCCATCTTTGGGAGCAGGGTGCGGCCCAGGCCGGGCAAGAGGTGCCGTTGAACACCCTTGATCCGCGCGCCATTCCAATTCAGACCGGGTTGGCTCATCTGAACATGCAGACCATTGACCCGAGCGAGATCAGCATCGGAGAAGTGACAGTTGCCGGTGGCACGACTTCGTTGCGTTGCCTCGAAAAGGCGCTCGACCTTGCGCAGGCGGGGCTGGTGGATGGGGTGCTTTTTGGCCCCTTCAATAAGGCGGCGATGACCGCTGCGGGGCTGAATGCAGAGGATGAACACAAATACATGGCCCGCTATCTTGGCTTTGCGGGTTATCATTCTGAAATCAACGTCCTTGACGATCTGATGACCACCCGTGTCACCTCGCACATCGGACTGAAGGATGTCGCCGCCAACATCTCCCAAGAAGGCATCCTCCGGGCGGTGAACCTCGCCAATGACACCCTGCGCAAAGCCGGGAAAGCCCGCCCAAGGATCGCTGTGGCGGCGCTTAATCCTCATGCCGGAGACAACGGGAAATTTGGCCGGGAAGAGATAGATATTCTCGAACCCGCTGTCAGACAGGCTCAGGAAAAGCAACTGGATGTCACTGGGCCCTGGCCGTCTGACACGGTCTTTCTCAAGGCAAAACGGGGCGAGGTTGATGCGGTTGTGACCATGTATCACGACCAGGGTCAGATCGCGATCAAACTGATGGGATTTGAGCGGGGGGTCACCTTGGCCGGCGGCTTGCCGATCCCTGTCGCGACCCCTGCCCATGGCACCGCCTTCGATATCGCAGGACTGAACAAAGCAAATGTTGGCGCAACCCGTCAGGCCTTTGACCTGCTGGTGCGTATGGCAAAAACCCACCGCGCCGACCGCGACGCGGCGCAAGGAGACACTCTATGA
- a CDS encoding YncE family protein, with the protein MPEFPHEFVVDQDNRYAYVGHYGVQNSGVEGTDGRSVIVIDIRKQEVVHRYDLGEHARPHGINLDAQGRLYVLSEWTGHLLVKENPRAFDQGWDHVTPVGGEKPHLFALTSDGRTAYSMNLKSGDVTVLDPYDPTRTPVSIKTGVKPEGRCLREEAGVLYTSQRISNTVAVVDTKTLQVQRIFPTPEDPCRVYYDSKRNRLVTMNHHGGSFSVFDEATGEMLHEQKTPANPLALCIDDEAAYAYIAIDCEQVQRFNLDTFEVVQTFDTGKEPDVMVILPEGISKHWEVNA; encoded by the coding sequence TTGCCGGAATTTCCCCATGAGTTTGTCGTCGATCAGGACAACCGCTATGCCTATGTGGGGCATTACGGCGTCCAGAACTCGGGCGTTGAGGGAACGGACGGCCGCTCGGTGATCGTCATCGACATCCGCAAACAGGAGGTTGTGCACCGCTATGATCTGGGGGAGCACGCACGCCCCCATGGCATCAACCTGGATGCACAGGGCCGTCTTTACGTCCTGTCGGAATGGACCGGGCATCTCTTGGTCAAGGAAAACCCACGCGCCTTTGATCAAGGCTGGGACCATGTGACACCTGTCGGCGGCGAGAAGCCCCATCTCTTTGCTCTTACAAGCGACGGTCGAACCGCCTATTCGATGAACCTCAAATCCGGGGATGTAACGGTTCTTGATCCCTATGATCCCACCCGGACCCCGGTTTCGATCAAGACCGGTGTAAAACCGGAGGGGCGCTGCCTGCGCGAAGAGGCCGGTGTACTCTATACATCGCAGCGGATTTCCAACACGGTTGCGGTGGTGGACACCAAGACGCTGCAGGTTCAGCGCATCTTTCCAACCCCGGAAGATCCTTGCCGCGTCTACTATGACTCCAAGCGCAACCGCCTTGTGACCATGAACCATCACGGCGGCTCATTTAGCGTCTTCGACGAAGCCACCGGTGAAATGCTTCACGAACAGAAGACCCCGGCGAACCCGCTGGCGCTCTGCATCGATGACGAAGCTGCCTATGCCTATATCGCTATCGATTGCGAGCAGGTGCAGCGGTTCAACCTCGACACTTTCGAAGTTGTTCAAACCTTTGACACCGGGAAAGAACCAGATGTGATGGTTATCCTCCCGGAAGGAATTTCCAAACATTGGGAGGTAAACGCATGA
- a CDS encoding GlcG/HbpS family heme-binding protein → MENTIKTRALTHKGTMKMLEAAIAEAEKIGQPQCIVIVDASGELLAEVRMSGAKFLSRKSARSKALTASSIGAPTTNIPEAVRPFIASATGGDVTGLPGGLPIISESTLLGGIGVGSGSGNQDIAVAKAALAAIGAETEFA, encoded by the coding sequence ATGGAAAACACGATCAAGACCCGGGCTTTGACGCACAAGGGCACAATGAAAATGCTTGAGGCCGCCATTGCCGAGGCCGAAAAGATCGGCCAGCCGCAGTGCATCGTCATTGTCGATGCGAGCGGCGAATTGCTGGCCGAGGTGCGCATGTCAGGCGCCAAGTTCCTCAGCCGGAAATCGGCACGGAGCAAGGCCCTGACGGCTTCCTCCATTGGCGCGCCGACCACAAACATTCCCGAAGCGGTCCGCCCCTTCATCGCGAGCGCGACGGGAGGCGATGTCACCGGGTTGCCCGGCGGGCTTCCGATTATCAGCGAGTCTACATTGCTGGGGGGCATCGGCGTCGGTTCCGGCAGCGGCAACCAGGATATCGCCGTCGCAAAGGCGGCATTGGCTGCAATCGGGGCGGAAACGGAATTCGCCTAA